A DNA window from Hydrogenobacter sp. contains the following coding sequences:
- the rbfA gene encoding 30S ribosome-binding factor RbfA, with translation MSRKREKLASLLKEEIAGLLKEARDPRLTMAVITRLELSQDGRYAVVYFTTIPEGAEKEVQKAFESAKGYIKSILLKRLNLRFVPDLSFRFDQELKQFEKLWEKL, from the coding sequence ATGAGTAGAAAAAGGGAAAAGCTCGCCAGCCTCCTCAAGGAGGAGATAGCCGGTCTTTTAAAAGAAGCTCGTGATCCCAGGCTCACAATGGCTGTGATAACGAGGCTTGAACTTTCTCAAGATGGAAGATACGCGGTGGTTTATTTTACTACCATACCTGAGGGTGCAGAAAAGGAAGTGCAGAAAGCTTTTGAGTCTGCAAAGGGATACATAAAGAGTATCCTCTTAAAGAGGCTCAACTTAAGATTTGTTCCTGATTTAAGCTTTAGGTTTGATCAGGAGCTAAAGCAGTTTGAAAAGTTATGGGAAAAACTTTGA
- the mtnP gene encoding S-methyl-5'-thioadenosine phosphorylase: MLGIIGGSGLYNLESAKKLEEVTFSTPFGEPSSPIVIFQLEGRKIAFLSRHGKGHVYPPHLVPYRANLWAFRELGVDRILSLSAVGGIKGDLRPGDYVVVNDFIDLTKSRESTFYEGKLSHKVSGEDKVAKLLREGRVVHVDMSEAYCPQLRNVICSVLEKLGLPFHREGVYACTEGPRFETPSEIRAIERLGGDVVGMTGYPEVVLAKELAMCYCSLCIVTNPAAGIASYRLTSDEVISLMKKKGEELKIVLTHFIKNLTDERTCQCANSLEGAEV; the protein is encoded by the coding sequence ATGCTTGGAATCATAGGAGGAAGTGGTCTTTACAATCTGGAAAGCGCTAAAAAGCTTGAAGAGGTAACCTTTTCAACACCTTTCGGAGAGCCATCTTCTCCTATAGTCATATTCCAGTTAGAAGGAAGAAAAATAGCCTTCCTTTCAAGGCACGGCAAAGGACACGTATATCCTCCACATCTTGTACCTTACAGAGCTAACCTTTGGGCTTTTAGGGAATTGGGAGTAGATAGAATCCTTTCCCTTTCAGCGGTTGGAGGTATAAAAGGGGACCTTCGCCCAGGTGATTATGTAGTGGTGAACGACTTTATAGACCTTACTAAAAGTAGGGAAAGCACTTTCTACGAGGGTAAGCTTTCCCACAAAGTATCAGGTGAGGACAAGGTTGCTAAGCTTTTGAGAGAGGGAAGGGTAGTACATGTGGATATGTCTGAAGCATACTGTCCCCAATTGAGGAATGTGATCTGCTCTGTACTTGAAAAACTTGGACTGCCTTTCCATAGAGAAGGGGTTTACGCATGTACTGAAGGTCCGAGATTTGAGACACCTTCCGAAATAAGAGCTATAGAAAGGCTTGGCGGTGATGTGGTTGGTATGACAGGTTATCCGGAAGTCGTTCTCGCAAAGGAGCTTGCCATGTGTTATTGTAGCCTCTGTATAGTCACAAATCCTGCTGCAGGTATAGCGAGTTACAGATTGACCAGTGATGAAGTGATAAGTCTTATGAAGAAAAAAGGGGAGGAGTTAAAGATCGTGCTTACTCACTTTATAAAGAATCTTACTGACGAGAGAACGTGTCAATGTGCAAATTCTCTTGAAGGTGCGGAGGTTTAA